One Arachis hypogaea cultivar Tifrunner unplaced genomic scaffold, arahy.Tifrunner.gnm2.J5K5 arahy.Tifrunner.gnm2.scaffold_830, whole genome shotgun sequence DNA segment encodes these proteins:
- the LOC140183365 gene encoding uncharacterized protein, which translates to MKQSTIRGEVLQGIEEAMRRGDDEASSIGTRIILPSSFTGGRPVTERERIPIADRPDISCRVFHAKLKCLLNDLKEGVFFGPLNAGMYTIEFQKRGLPHAHMLLWLNAESNLQSVEIVDEFICAELPNPQKFPSLYNVVTKYMIHGPCGPLRPSSPCMKDVKINDVDIDNRFVVPYNPLLLMKYQAHINLEFCNKSNVIKYLFKYVNKGPDRVTATVGERYDVGQSSQVVDEIKQYYDCRYLSPSESMWRIFAYDIHQRWPSVQRLTFHLPNQQHVVFDDADITTHVYLCNKDLLTMFTGWMMANRRFSEGGL; encoded by the exons ATGAAGCAAAGTACAATTAGAGGAGAAGTCCTTCAAGGAATAGAGGAGGCTATGCGTCGTGGCGATGATGAGGCTTCTTCAATTGGGACACGAATCATTTTGCCTTCCTCATTCACTGGTGGTAGAC CGGTTACGGAGCGGGAGCGAATTCCGATCGCTGATCGTCCTGATATCTCTTGTCGTGTCTTTCATGCGAAGTTGAAGTGCCTCCTTAATGATCTCAAGGAAGGTGTGTTTTTTGGTCCACTTAATGCAG gtaTGTATACTATTGAGTTTCAAAAAAGGGGTCTACCGCATGCACACATGCTACTGTGGCTTAATGCGGAAAGCAACTTACAAAGTGTTGAAATTGTTGATGAATTCATCTGTGCCGAGCTACCCAATCCCCAGAAATTTCCATCTCTTTATAATGTTGTCACCAAGTACATGATCCATGGTCCCTGTGGTCCACTTAGACCGAGTTCTCCTTGCATGAAAGATG TGAAGATCAATGATGTCGATATCGACAATAGATTTGTTGTGCCCTATAATCCACTGTTGTTAATGAAATACCAAGCTCACATAAATCTCGAGTTCTGTAACAAGTCAAACGTTATCAAGTATCTATTTAAATATGTTAACAAGGGTCCAGATCGGGTGACCGCAACTGTTGGAGAGAGATATGATGTTGGTCAATCTTCTCAAGTGGTTGATGAGATCAAACAGTATTATGATTGTCGTTATTTGTCACCGTCTGAATCCATGTGGAGAATTTTTGCTTATGATATTCATCAAAGATGGCCGTCGGTACAGAGGTTGACTTTTCACTTGCCCAACCAGCAACATGTTGTATTCGATGATGCTGACATCACTACTCATGTTTATTTGTGCAACAAAGATTTGTTGACGATGTTTACGGGTTGGATGATGGCCAACAGGCGGTTCTCGGAGGGCGGTCTCTAA
- the LOC112695694 gene encoding uncharacterized protein isoform X1, whose translation MLGMNNPVDLVEKITPWRESWKVHVKVVKLWYQKNTALDPSQNLLHMVLMDEKLHKIQATIRDELISKFAVSLNEGDLYLITNFTVLPNSGLNRVTKHRFRLLFQYKTSVVSVVSPRITHSGLCFTSIDEIDQMTKDHNFLIDFVGIITGVRKERDVASYGKLIKAVVLEVFSHGKKVQCNVFGNACDLLEYENLQKYPRSPLIVLESFKIKAIEGGVILQNVINVSRLFINPDIPESVEFLSRFSVASYGFSRLVTNDLGYLISKVDGDYFNPKEISSIQDLDVDNRDAHYFVMGTIKEVMDEPNWWYYSCVCGHPVVDHEDLYLCDACCSCVEHVMLKYRIRVKIHHAGCDVLFVLLENAATKLFGKTCSEAFLRIDEEFPLDPSVLAVCRSYSPQMFGDVVGEHKVFKVEILPAVDPDYSGSFKIVNVFSDNSEPATSDDYMNARLHDPIFPPIYDACLQYGIGEDYKTQVVCDNSIQSETIEDIITDLISPNRCYSDVENGGFVFILGTISSVFKNHKWWFSTCLCGSLVSTNKQILSCDLCQLQCIDAVPRFCLKIVASHANGNNIFVLKDREVVQLIKTRCSTFLDRHPELNQESYCKVVPLKLISSLLHKKVVFMVDARPVGYEMNRSVYIVQQIWDDASVINVFESAAEMNEHKIHVLVDSIPEVEDAFSQCGSDHEAVEDLDAF comes from the exons ATGTTGGGAATGAATAATCctgttgatttggtggagaaaatcactccctggaggGAATCATGGAAGGTGCATGTTAAAGTTGTGAAGTTGTGGTACCAGAAGAATACTGCTTTGGATCCTTCTCAAAATCTGTTGCATATGGTCTTAATGGATGAGAag TTACACAAGATCCAAGCTACCATTAGAGATGAGCTTATATCAAAGTTTGCTGTGTCTCTAAATGAAGGTGATCTGTATTTGATAACCAATTTTACAGTTTTGCCAAACAGTGGTTTGAACAGAGTTACCAAACATCGGTTCAGGCTTTTGTTCCAATACAAGACCTCTGTTGTTTCTGTGGTCTCTCCAAGGATAACTCATTCCGGGTTGTGTTTTACATCAATAGATGAAATTGATCAAATGACAAAGGACCACAATTTCCTTATTG ACTTTGTTGGGATCATTACTGGTGTTCGAAAAGAAAGAGATGTAGCATCATATGGGAAGCTCATCAAAGCAGTTGTGCTAGAAGTTTTTAGTCATGG GAAAAAGGTCCAATGCAATGTGTTTGGAAATGCTTGTGATCTCTTGGAATATGAAAACTTACAGAAATATCCAAGATCTCCACTGATTGTCCTTGAGTCCTTTAAAATCAAAGCAATTGAAG GTGGAGTAATTCTACAGAATGTGATCAATGTCTCTAGATTATTCATTAATCCAGACATTCCTGAGTCTGTTGAGTTCCTAAGCAG ATTTAGTGTAGCCAGTTATGGATTCTCAAGACTTGTGACCAATGACCTTGGATACTTAATTTCTAAAGTTGATGGTGATTATTTCAATCCCAAAGAGATCAGTAGTATTCAAGATCTTGATGTAGATAACAGG gaTGCTCATTACTTTGTAATGGGGACAATTAAGGAAGTTATGGATGAACCAAATTGGTGGTACTACTCATGTGTATGTGGTCATCCTGTTGTTGACCATGAGGATCTCTACCTTTGTGATGCTTGTTGTTCATGTGTTGAACATGTTATGCTCAA GTATAGGATTCGGGTAAAGATTCACCATGCTGGGTGTGATGTTTTGTTTGTTCTGCTTGAAAATGCGGCAACAAAACTATTTGGAAAAACCTGTTCTGAAGCATTTCTCAGGATAGACGAAGAATTCCCTCTTGATCCTAGTGTGCTTGCA GTCTGTCGGTCATATTCTCCACAAATGTTTGGTGATGTTGTTGGAGAGCATAAAGTTTTCAAGGTTGAAATTCTTCCTGCGGTTGATCCAGATTACTCCGGGTCCTTTAAAATTGTAAATGTGTTTAGTGATAATTCTGAACCAGCTACAAGTGATGATTATATGAAT GCAAGGCTTCATGATCCGATTTTTCCACCAATCTACGATGCCTGTTTGCAGTATGGAATTGGGGAAGATTACAAGACTCAAGTAGTTTGTGATAATTCTATTCAATCAGAAACTATTGAAGATATTATTACTGATCTTATTTCACCTAATCGCTGTTATTCTGATGTTGAGAAT GGTggttttgttttcattcttggaACTATATCATCTGTTTTCAAGAATCATAAGTGGTGGTTCTCAACTTGTTTATGTGGTTCTCTTGTGTCAACTAATAAACAAATTTTATCATGTGATCTATGTCAGCTTCAATGCATTGATGCTGTTCCAAG ATTCTGCTTGAAGATTGTAGCTTCTCATGCAAATGGCAACAATATATTTGTTCTCAAAGATCGTGAGGTTGTGCAACTGATAAAGACAAGATGCTCCACCTTTTTGGATAGACACCCAGAGTTGAATCAG gaaTCTTATTGCAAAGTTGTTCCATTGAAACTCATTTCAAGTCTTTTGCACAAAAAAGTTGTGTTCATGGTTGATGCTAGGCCTGTGGGTTATGAGATGAATCGATCTGTGTATATTGTTCAACAAATCTGGGATGATGCCTCTGTTATTAATGTTTTTGAGTCCGCTGCTGAGATGAATGAGCATAAG atTCATGTTCTGGTTGATTCTATCCCTGAGGTTGAAGATGCTTTTAGCCAATGTGGAAGTGATCATGAGGCTGTTGAAGATCTAGATGCATTTTAG
- the LOC112695697 gene encoding uncharacterized protein, protein MQILKKSCIDFLMDQVNSSQSTDDYTIPNSMISQLMNKKIVFIVDPRPIGYDLNKSLHVVRAICDDVDIVSFLEDSIHDNQQQKFPLDPFVPHFPFEFKNPVEFHSNATVQCSSSSGAPVHHASPISVLNWNCWTVNHAFHARICSSQGSNLVGNHQPLTIREELRRAFGDCENTSDAVERMDECSG, encoded by the exons ATGCAAATACTGAAAAAGAGTTGCATAGATTTTTTGATGGACCAAGTAAATTCGTCCCAA tcAACGGATGATTACACTATTCCGAATAGCATGATTTCTCAGTTGATGAACAAGAAAATTGTCTTCATAGTGGATCCTAGACCCATTGGATATGATTTGAATAAATCTCTTCATGTTGTTCGTGCAATATGTGATGATGTTGATATTGTGAGCTTTTTGGAGGACTCCATCCATGATAATCAACAGCAG AAATTTCCTCTGGATCCCTTTGTTCCTCATTTTCCTTTCGAATTTAAGAATCCTGTTGAGTTTCACTCCAATGCAACCGTTCAATGTTCCTCGAGCTCAGGTGCTCCAGTGCATCATGCTTCACCGATTTCCGTTCTGAACTGGAATTGTTGG ACTGTTAACCATGCTTTTCATGCAAGAATCTGCTCCTCACAAGGTTCCAATTTAGTTGGCAATCATCAGCCTCTCACTATTAGGGAGGAGCTTCGGAGGGCGTTTGGAGATTGTGAAAATACTAGCGATGCTGTGGAAAGGATGGATGAGTGTAGTGGCTAA
- the LOC112695694 gene encoding uncharacterized protein isoform X2: MTKDHNFLIDFVGIITGVRKERDVASYGKLIKAVVLEVFSHGKKVQCNVFGNACDLLEYENLQKYPRSPLIVLESFKIKAIEGGVILQNVINVSRLFINPDIPESVEFLSRFSVASYGFSRLVTNDLGYLISKVDGDYFNPKEISSIQDLDVDNRDAHYFVMGTIKEVMDEPNWWYYSCVCGHPVVDHEDLYLCDACCSCVEHVMLKYRIRVKIHHAGCDVLFVLLENAATKLFGKTCSEAFLRIDEEFPLDPSVLAVCRSYSPQMFGDVVGEHKVFKVEILPAVDPDYSGSFKIVNVFSDNSEPATSDDYMNARLHDPIFPPIYDACLQYGIGEDYKTQVVCDNSIQSETIEDIITDLISPNRCYSDVENGGFVFILGTISSVFKNHKWWFSTCLCGSLVSTNKQILSCDLCQLQCIDAVPRFCLKIVASHANGNNIFVLKDREVVQLIKTRCSTFLDRHPELNQESYCKVVPLKLISSLLHKKVVFMVDARPVGYEMNRSVYIVQQIWDDASVINVFESAAEMNEHKIHVLVDSIPEVEDAFSQCGSDHEAVEDLDAF; encoded by the exons ATGACAAAGGACCACAATTTCCTTATTG ACTTTGTTGGGATCATTACTGGTGTTCGAAAAGAAAGAGATGTAGCATCATATGGGAAGCTCATCAAAGCAGTTGTGCTAGAAGTTTTTAGTCATGG GAAAAAGGTCCAATGCAATGTGTTTGGAAATGCTTGTGATCTCTTGGAATATGAAAACTTACAGAAATATCCAAGATCTCCACTGATTGTCCTTGAGTCCTTTAAAATCAAAGCAATTGAAG GTGGAGTAATTCTACAGAATGTGATCAATGTCTCTAGATTATTCATTAATCCAGACATTCCTGAGTCTGTTGAGTTCCTAAGCAG ATTTAGTGTAGCCAGTTATGGATTCTCAAGACTTGTGACCAATGACCTTGGATACTTAATTTCTAAAGTTGATGGTGATTATTTCAATCCCAAAGAGATCAGTAGTATTCAAGATCTTGATGTAGATAACAGG gaTGCTCATTACTTTGTAATGGGGACAATTAAGGAAGTTATGGATGAACCAAATTGGTGGTACTACTCATGTGTATGTGGTCATCCTGTTGTTGACCATGAGGATCTCTACCTTTGTGATGCTTGTTGTTCATGTGTTGAACATGTTATGCTCAA GTATAGGATTCGGGTAAAGATTCACCATGCTGGGTGTGATGTTTTGTTTGTTCTGCTTGAAAATGCGGCAACAAAACTATTTGGAAAAACCTGTTCTGAAGCATTTCTCAGGATAGACGAAGAATTCCCTCTTGATCCTAGTGTGCTTGCA GTCTGTCGGTCATATTCTCCACAAATGTTTGGTGATGTTGTTGGAGAGCATAAAGTTTTCAAGGTTGAAATTCTTCCTGCGGTTGATCCAGATTACTCCGGGTCCTTTAAAATTGTAAATGTGTTTAGTGATAATTCTGAACCAGCTACAAGTGATGATTATATGAAT GCAAGGCTTCATGATCCGATTTTTCCACCAATCTACGATGCCTGTTTGCAGTATGGAATTGGGGAAGATTACAAGACTCAAGTAGTTTGTGATAATTCTATTCAATCAGAAACTATTGAAGATATTATTACTGATCTTATTTCACCTAATCGCTGTTATTCTGATGTTGAGAAT GGTggttttgttttcattcttggaACTATATCATCTGTTTTCAAGAATCATAAGTGGTGGTTCTCAACTTGTTTATGTGGTTCTCTTGTGTCAACTAATAAACAAATTTTATCATGTGATCTATGTCAGCTTCAATGCATTGATGCTGTTCCAAG ATTCTGCTTGAAGATTGTAGCTTCTCATGCAAATGGCAACAATATATTTGTTCTCAAAGATCGTGAGGTTGTGCAACTGATAAAGACAAGATGCTCCACCTTTTTGGATAGACACCCAGAGTTGAATCAG gaaTCTTATTGCAAAGTTGTTCCATTGAAACTCATTTCAAGTCTTTTGCACAAAAAAGTTGTGTTCATGGTTGATGCTAGGCCTGTGGGTTATGAGATGAATCGATCTGTGTATATTGTTCAACAAATCTGGGATGATGCCTCTGTTATTAATGTTTTTGAGTCCGCTGCTGAGATGAATGAGCATAAG atTCATGTTCTGGTTGATTCTATCCCTGAGGTTGAAGATGCTTTTAGCCAATGTGGAAGTGATCATGAGGCTGTTGAAGATCTAGATGCATTTTAG
- the LOC112805226 gene encoding uncharacterized protein produces the protein MRMLLNVQRGCTSFRSIRTVNGVTYDTFQEACSTMGFLIDDNEYVSAIKEVAELASAAQLRRLFVMLLLSGSMGRPLLVWEQTWTYLSDDILYRRRHELRYPDLTMSQDELQTFCLLEVERLLQSNGKSLRNYAGMPVPNNSLVSQFSNLMLLRELQYDTVSLSREHDADLLKLNEEQRVVYDKIIDCVSNKKDGFFFVYGFGGTGKTFLYRVLSARLRSEKKIVINVASSGIASLLLPGGKTAHSMFNIPVDLTEDTVCRIKNDSRKAEVFRLADLIIWDEAPMTNKLAFEALDRTLRDIMVSVSDRNKDLPFGGKVVVLGGDFRQVLPVIPKGSRAEIVMASINSSIIWKYCEVLRLTTNMRLATGSEQSTAQELRSFSDWILQIGEGRCGAVVNDKLFVDIPSDLIIPVLENPVEDIVNTIYPNLVQNFCDPSFFQDRAILAPTVENVEEINNYIVDLLPGEEKSYLSADSICGSDAYSDIDVDWITVEFLNQIRCSGLPNHLLKLKIGVPIILLRNIDPAGGLCNGTRLVVRDLGTNVIGADIVSGSNVGDKVFITRMNMIPSDTVIPFKFQRRQFLVSLSFAMTINKSQGQTLSTVGLFLRRPVFSHGQLYVAVSRVRNRNGLKILLCDEGLVDAAKTENVVFKEVFDKI, from the exons ATGCGGATGCTTTTGAATGTCCAGAGAGGTTGTACTAGCTTTCGAAGTATAAGAACCGTGAATGGTGTTACATATGATACATTTCAAGAGGCATGTTCCACCATGGGATTCTTGATAGATGATAATGAGTATGTTTCTGCTATTAAGGAAGTCGCTGAGTTAGCGTCGGCTGCGCAGCTAAGGAGGCTTTTTGTGATGTTGCTGTTATCTGGTTCCATGGGAAGACCTCTGTTAGTTTGGGAGCAAACTTGGACTTATTTGTCTGATGATATTCTTTACCGTAGAAGACACGAGCTGCGATATCCTG ATCTTACTATGAGTCAAGACGAGTTACAGACATTTTGTTTGTTGGAAGTTGAGAGACTATTGCAGAGTAATGGAAAATCATTGAGAAATTATGCTGGCATGCCCGTTCCTAATAACTCTTTAGTCTCTCAATTTAGCAATTTGATGCTGCTGCGTGAGTTGCAGTATGATACTGTTTCTTTGTCTCGTGAGCATGATGCAGATCTCTTAAAGTTAAATGAAGAACAGAGGGTGGTCTACGATAAAATTATTGACTGTGTTTCGAATAAGAAGGATGGGTTCTTTTTTGTGTACGGGTTTGGTGGCACTGGAAAAACTTTTTTATACAGAGTTTTGTCAGCTAGATTGCGATCTGAGAAAAAGATTGTTATCAATGTTGCTTCTAGTGGTATTGCTTCTCTGTTGTTACCTGGTGGTAAGACGGCTCATTCTATGTTCAATATTCCTGTTGATCTGACTGAAGATACTGTTTGCCGGATTAAGAATGACAGTCGAAAAGCTGAGGTATTTCGGTTGGCCGATTTGATTATTTGGGATGAGGCACCGATGACTAACAAATTAGCATTTGAAGCGCTTGATAGGACGTTGCGTGATATAATGGTTTCAGTCTCTGATAGGAATAAAGATTTACCTTTTGGTGGGAAGGTGGTTGTTCTGGGTGGTGATTTCAGGCAGGTGTTGCCAGTTATTCCAAAAGGTTCGCGTGCTGAGATTGTCATGGCTTCCATAAATTCTTCTATCATTTGGAAATACTGCGAAGTTTTGCGATTGACAACAAATATGAGGTTAGCAACCGGATCGGAACAATCAACTGCTCAGGAGTTAAGGTCGTTTTCAGATTGGATACTTCAAATCGGTGAAGGTCGATGTGGAGCAGTGGTCAACGATAAACTTTTTGTTGATATTCCTTCTGATCTAATCATTCCTGTCTTGGAAAATCCAGTGGAAGATATTGTAAATACAATCTATCCAAATTTGGTTCAGAATTTTTGTGATCCAAGTTTTTTCCAAGATAGGGCAATACTTGCTCCGACTGTCGAAAATGTTGAAGAGATAAACAATTATATAGTTGACCTGTTGCCCGGTGAGGAGAAAAGTTACCTCAGTGCTGATTCGATATGTGGTAGCGATGCTTATTCTGATATTGATGTTGATTGGATAACTGTTGAATTCTTGAACCAGATTAGGTGTTCTGGTCTACCTAATCATTTGTTGAAGTTGAAAATAGGCGTGCCTATTATTTTGTTGAGGAATATTGATCCGGCTGGGGGTTTGTGTAATGGGACTCGACTTGTCGTGCGAGATCTAGGGACAAATGTGATTGGTGCCGATATTGTTTCTGGTAGCAATGTTGGGGATAAAGTTTTTATCACTAGAATGAATATGATTCCTAGTGATACGGTTATACCGTTTAAATTCCAACGTCGTCAATTTCTGGTTTCTTTGTCGTTTGCAATGACAATCAACAAAAGTCAGGGTCAGACATTATCAACAGTCGGTTTGTTCTTGCGTCGTCCTGTGTTTTCTCACGGTCAGCTTTATGTAGCTGTTTCCCGAGTTAGGAATAGAAATGGTCTTAAGATTTTACTTTGTGATGAGGGATTAGTTGATGCTGCCAAGACTGAAAACGTTGTATTTAAGGAAGTTTTTGATAAGATATAa